The stretch of DNA AGAGGACCGCGTTGAGGGCGCTGATCGGCGCCGTCCGAGACCTCCCGGGCGGGCGAACCGAGACCATCCGGGTCGTCATCGACGAGGCCGGGGGAGTGTGCGAGACCGTCCTGGTCGGCGCCCTGCGCGGGGCATCGTCGCGCGACGCTCGGCTCCTGCGTCCCTACCTCGCGGTGATGGCCGCCGTGTTCGCCGACTTCAGCTACGACTTCCGAGATGACGAGATGACTGTGAGATTCTGCTATGACAGGCCGTGAGCACCCGACCGTGACCGGAAGCATCCCGACCCTCATCGGCGGCGCCAAGCCGGCATCCGCCGAGGCGGTGGGGGCGGCGGCGGATCGTCCCCGCATCCGCCTCGCCATCCTCGATGATCACGAGGTGCTGCTCGACAGCATCAGCAGCTGGATCACCGCGAACGCTCCCGACTTCGACGTCGTGCTGAGCGCACGCACCTGGCTCGAGCTGGTGCACAGCGCCAACTTCCCGACCCAGCTCGTGTTCATCGACTTCCAGCTGAAGGAGCAGGTGTCGATCGAGGCGCGGGTGCGCACCTGCCGCGCGGCCGGGGCGAAGGTCATCGTGCTCAGCGGTCTCGAGACCGCCGAGGCCCGAGAGCGTGCACTCGCAGCGGGCGCCGCGGGCTTCGTGTCGAAGGCGCAGCCG from Herbiconiux sp. L3-i23 encodes:
- a CDS encoding response regulator transcription factor — encoded protein: MTGSIPTLIGGAKPASAEAVGAAADRPRIRLAILDDHEVLLDSISSWITANAPDFDVVLSARTWLELVHSANFPTQLVFIDFQLKEQVSIEARVRTCRAAGAKVIVLSGLETAEARERALAAGAAGFVSKAQPLREVMDLARSVMGVTAESDLQRDWRPLPVGAASPQRPKLSVGEQEALRLYVGGHSTNEVAELMNVRYETAKTYLRRVREKYARANRPASRKADLIRRAAEDGYLQ